In Neovison vison isolate M4711 chromosome 14, ASM_NN_V1, whole genome shotgun sequence, the following proteins share a genomic window:
- the NOXO1 gene encoding NADPH oxidase organizer 1 isoform X2: MASPRYPVSVCAAALVQTARHQTFAFSVCWSDGSDTFVRRSWEEFKKLHILKETFPVEAGLLRRSDRVLPKLPDASLLVRGGRTGRGLARLRLLETYSRTLLTVAARVSQSPALSNFFAPQPLDLEPRLPAGSLVILPAPEEPLGRPTDTLAIRGLEAQSLRCLQPFSTQDMQGRPFHTRAQEVLDVLLRHPSGWWLVVNEDQQTAWFPAPYLEEAAPGPQQQPLGSSGSQFCASQAYESSHADELSVPAGARVRVLEMSDRGWWLCRFGGRCGLLPAVVLRPEGLGALLSGSGLHRQEDSEEATVGDPQRPPEIPQGTTLPPMVPAHPPLSAIQARCCTITRRALARKDPLQGVWSCAEGRTKAPDPGGD, translated from the exons ATGGCCAGCCCCCGGTACCCGGTGTCCGTGTGTGCAGCAGCCCTAGTCCAGACAGCGCGGCATCAG ACATTTGCCTTCTCTGTGTGCTGGTCGGACGGCAGCGACACCTTCGTGCGCCGGAGCTGGGAGGAGTTCAAGAAGCTCCAT ATCCTCAAGGAGACCTTCCCCGTAGAGGCGGGCCTACTGCGGAGATCCGACCGCGTTCTCCCCAAGCTTCCCG ACGCATCGCTGTTGGTGCGTGGGGGGCGCACAGGCCGCGGCCTGGCTCGCCTGCGGCTGCTGGAGACCTATTCCCGGACACTGCTGACCGTGGCTGCGCGTGTGTCCCAGAGCCCAGCGCTCAGCAACTTCTTTGCACCGCAACCCCTGGACCTGGAGCCCAGGCTGCCAGCTGGCAG TCTGGTGATCCTGCCAGCTCCTGAAGAGCCCCTAGGCCGCCCAACGGACACCCTGGCCATCCGTGGCCTGGAGGCTCAGAGCCTGCGATGCCTGCAGCCCTTCAGCACCCAGGACATGCAAGGCCGCCCTTTCCACACACGGGCCCAGGAGGTCCTAGACGTGCTGCTGCGACACCCCTCAG GCTGGTGGCTGGTGGTGAACGAAGACCAGCAAACAGCGTGGTTTCCTGCTCCGTACCTGGAGGAAGCAGCCCCTGGCCCACAACAGCAGCCCTTGGGGAGCAGTG GGTCTCAGTTCTGCGCTTCCCAAGCCTATGAGAGCAGCCACGCAGATGAACTCTCCGTGCCTGCTGGAGCGCGGGTGCGCGTGCTGGAAATGTCGGATCGCGGCTGGTGGCTCTGCAG GTTCGGCGGGCGCTGCGGTCTCCTCCCCGCTGTAGTGCTGCGACCAGAGGGGCTGGGCGCGCTTCTGAGTGGGTCAGGGCTCCACCGCCAGGAGGACAGTGAAGAGGCCACGGTGGGAGATCCCCAACGTCCCCCTGAGATCCCCCAAGGGACAACGCTACCCCCTATGGTGCCCGCCCACCCTCCACTCAGCGCCATTCAGGCCCGCTGCTGCACCATCACCCGCAGGGCGCTGGCACGGAAGGACCCTCTCCAGGGCGTGTGGAGCTGCGCAGAGGGCAGGACCAAAGCTCCAGACCCCGGGGGGGACTGA
- the NOXO1 gene encoding NADPH oxidase organizer 1 isoform X1 encodes MASPRYPVSVCAAALVQTARHQTFAFSVCWSDGSDTFVRRSWEEFKKLHKILKETFPVEAGLLRRSDRVLPKLPDASLLVRGGRTGRGLARLRLLETYSRTLLTVAARVSQSPALSNFFAPQPLDLEPRLPAGSLVILPAPEEPLGRPTDTLAIRGLEAQSLRCLQPFSTQDMQGRPFHTRAQEVLDVLLRHPSGWWLVVNEDQQTAWFPAPYLEEAAPGPQQQPLGSSGSQFCASQAYESSHADELSVPAGARVRVLEMSDRGWWLCRFGGRCGLLPAVVLRPEGLGALLSGSGLHRQEDSEEATVGDPQRPPEIPQGTTLPPMVPAHPPLSAIQARCCTITRRALARKDPLQGVWSCAEGRTKAPDPGGD; translated from the exons ATGGCCAGCCCCCGGTACCCGGTGTCCGTGTGTGCAGCAGCCCTAGTCCAGACAGCGCGGCATCAG ACATTTGCCTTCTCTGTGTGCTGGTCGGACGGCAGCGACACCTTCGTGCGCCGGAGCTGGGAGGAGTTCAAGAAGCTCCAT AAGATCCTCAAGGAGACCTTCCCCGTAGAGGCGGGCCTACTGCGGAGATCCGACCGCGTTCTCCCCAAGCTTCCCG ACGCATCGCTGTTGGTGCGTGGGGGGCGCACAGGCCGCGGCCTGGCTCGCCTGCGGCTGCTGGAGACCTATTCCCGGACACTGCTGACCGTGGCTGCGCGTGTGTCCCAGAGCCCAGCGCTCAGCAACTTCTTTGCACCGCAACCCCTGGACCTGGAGCCCAGGCTGCCAGCTGGCAG TCTGGTGATCCTGCCAGCTCCTGAAGAGCCCCTAGGCCGCCCAACGGACACCCTGGCCATCCGTGGCCTGGAGGCTCAGAGCCTGCGATGCCTGCAGCCCTTCAGCACCCAGGACATGCAAGGCCGCCCTTTCCACACACGGGCCCAGGAGGTCCTAGACGTGCTGCTGCGACACCCCTCAG GCTGGTGGCTGGTGGTGAACGAAGACCAGCAAACAGCGTGGTTTCCTGCTCCGTACCTGGAGGAAGCAGCCCCTGGCCCACAACAGCAGCCCTTGGGGAGCAGTG GGTCTCAGTTCTGCGCTTCCCAAGCCTATGAGAGCAGCCACGCAGATGAACTCTCCGTGCCTGCTGGAGCGCGGGTGCGCGTGCTGGAAATGTCGGATCGCGGCTGGTGGCTCTGCAG GTTCGGCGGGCGCTGCGGTCTCCTCCCCGCTGTAGTGCTGCGACCAGAGGGGCTGGGCGCGCTTCTGAGTGGGTCAGGGCTCCACCGCCAGGAGGACAGTGAAGAGGCCACGGTGGGAGATCCCCAACGTCCCCCTGAGATCCCCCAAGGGACAACGCTACCCCCTATGGTGCCCGCCCACCCTCCACTCAGCGCCATTCAGGCCCGCTGCTGCACCATCACCCGCAGGGCGCTGGCACGGAAGGACCCTCTCCAGGGCGTGTGGAGCTGCGCAGAGGGCAGGACCAAAGCTCCAGACCCCGGGGGGGACTGA
- the TBL3 gene encoding transducin beta-like protein 3, which produces MAEPVAGVGRFKANYAVERKIEPFYKGGKVQLDQTGQHLFCICGTRVNILDVASGAILRSLEQEDQEDITAFDLSPDNEVLVTASRALLLAQWAWREGSVTRLWKAVHTAPVATMAFDPTSTLLATGGCDGAVRVWDVVRHYGTHHFRGSPGVVHLVAFHPDPARLLLFSSAADTTIRAWSLQDQSCLAVMTAHYSAVTSLTFSADGHTMLSSGRDKICVVWDLRSHQATRTVPVFESVEAAVLLPEEPAPELGVKSKGLHFLTAGDQGLLRVWEAASGQCVYMQQQPLGPRQELTRCALARSANLLLTVTADHNLLLYETRSLQLQKQFAGYSEEVLDVRFLGPEDSHIVVASNSPSLKVFELQTMACQILHGHTDIVLALDVFRKGRLFASCAKDQSMCLWRMNKAGKVTRVAQGSGHTHSVGAICCSRLKETFLVTGSQDCTVKVWPVPEALLSKGAAPDGGPVLLQAQATQRCHDKDINSVAIAPNDKLLATGSQDRTAKLWALPQCQLLGIFSGHRRGLWCVQFSPMDQVLATASADGTVKLWALQDFSCLKTFEGHDASVLKVAFVSRGTQLLSSGSDGLLKLWTIKNNECVKTLDAHEDKVWGLHCSRLDDRALTGASDSCVILWKDVTEVEQAEEQARREEEVVKQQELDNLLHEKRYLRALGLAISLDRPHTVLTVIQAIRRDPEACEKLGATVLRLRRDQKEALLRFCVTWNTNSRHCHDAQAVLGVLLRHEPPEELLAYPGVQASLEALLPYTERHFQRLSRTLQAATFLDFLWHNMKLPTLPAAPSVAPSAL; this is translated from the exons atGGCGGAACCCGTGGCGGGAGTGGGCCGCTTCAAGGCCAA CTATGCCGTCGAGCGCAAGATCGAGCCGTTCTACAAGGGCGGGAAGGTGCAG CTGGACCAGACTGGGCAGCATCTCTTCTGCATTTGCGGTACCAGAGTCAACATCTTGGACGTGGCCTCGGGGGCCATCCTGCGGAGCCTGGAGCAG GAGGACCAGGAGGACATCACTGCCTTTGATCTCAGCCCTGACAATGAG GTGCTGGTCACAGCCAGCCGGGCACTGCTGCTGGCTCAGTGGGCCTGGCGAGAGGGCAGTGTCACCCGCCTGTGGAAGGCAGTACACACAGCTCCGGTGGCCACCATGGCCTTTGACCCCACTTCCACACTGCTAGCTACAG GCGGTTGTGATGGGGCAGTGCGTGTCTGGGACGTTGTGCGGCACTACGGGACACACCACTTTCGGGGCTCACCAGGGGTCGTACA CTTAGTGGCCTTCCACCCGGACCCCGCACGCCTGCTGCTCTTCTCCTCAGCTGCAGACACCACCATCCGTGCATGGTCGCTGCAGGACCAGTCGTGTCTGGCCGTGATGACTGCCCACTACAGTGCCGTCACCTCCCTGACCTTTAGCGCTGATGGCCACACCATGCTGAG ctcAGGCCGTGACAAGATCTGTGTTGTGTGGGACCTGCGGAGCCACCAGGCCACGAGGACTGTGCCAGTGTTTGAG AGCGTGGAGGCCGCGGTGCTGCTACCGGAGGAGCCGGCACCAGAGCTGGGTGTAAAGTCCAAGGGCCTGCACTTCCTGACAGCTGGAGACCAAG GCCTGCTGCGTGTGTGGGAGGCAGCCTCTGGGCAGTGTGTGTACATGCAACAGCAGCCACTAGGCCCCCGGCAGGAGCTGACCCGCTGTGCTCTGGCCCGCTCTGCCAACCTGCTCCTCACCGTCACCGCCGACCACAACCTGCTTCTCTACGAGACGCGCTCCCTACAGTTGCAGAAACAG TTTGCCGGCTACAGCGAGGAGGTGCTGGATGTCCGGTTTCTTGGTCCCGAGGACTCCCACATTGTCGTGGCCTCCAACAGCCCCAGCCTGAAAGTATTTGAGCTGCAGACAATGGCCTGCCAGATTCTCCACGGCCACACAG ACATTGTCTTGGCACTGGACGTGTTTCGGAAGGGGCGGCTCTTTGCCAGCTGTGCCAAG GATCAGAGTATGTGTCTCTGGAGGATGAACAAGGCTGGCAAGGTGACCCGTGTGGCTCAGGGCTCCGGGCACACACACAGCGTGGGCGCCATCTGCTGCTCCAG GCTGAAGGAGACCTTCCTGGTGACAGGGAGCCAGGACTGCACTGTGAAGGTGTGGCCCGTCCCTGAAGCCCTGCTGTCCAAGGGTGCAGCCCCAGACGGCGGTCCTGTCCTTCTCCAGGCCCAGGCCACACAGCGCTGCCATGACAAG GACATCAACAGCGTGGCTATTGCCCCCAACGACAAGCTGCTGGCCACAGGCTCACAGGACCGCACAGCCAAGCTCTGGGCTTTGCCACAGTGCCAGCTGCTTGGTATCTTCTCAGGCCACCGGCGCGGCCTTTGGTGTGTCCAGTTCTCACCCATGGACCAGGTGCTGGCCACAGCCTCAGCAGATGGTACCGTCAAGCTCTGGGCACTGCAGGACTTCAGCTGCCTCAAG ACATTCGAGGGGCACGACGCTTCGGTGCTGAAGGTGGCCTTCGTGAGCCGTGGCACCCAGCTGCTGTCCAG CGGCTCCGACGGTCTCCTAAAGCTCTGGACCATCAAAAACAACGAGTGTGTGAAGACCCTGGATGCCCACGAGGACAAGGTCTGGGGGCTGCACTGCAGCCGGCTGGACGATCGCGCCCTCACCGGCGCTAGTGACTCCTGTGTCATCCTCTGGAAG GATGTGACCGAGGTGGAGCAGGCCGAGGAGCAAGCCCggcgggaggaggaggtggtCAA GCAGCAGGAACTGGACAACCTGCTCCATGAGAAGCGGTACCTGCGGGCACTGGGCCTGGCCATCTCCCTGGACCGGCCCCACACTGTGCTCACTGTCATCCAGG ccatcCGGAGGGACCCCGAGGCCTGCGAGAAGCTGGGAGCCACGGTGCTGCGGCTGCGGCGAGATCAGAAAG AGGCCTTGCTGCGCTTCTGTGTCACGTGGAACACCAACTCGAGGCACTGCCACGACGCGCAGGCCGTGCTGGGGGTGCTGCTGCGGCACGAGCCCCCGGAAGAGCTCCTGGCCTACCCAGGCGTGCAGGCCTCCCTGGAGGCCCTGCTGCCCTACACCG AGCGGCATTTTCAGCGGCTCAGCCGGACACTGCAGGCAGCCACCTTCCTGGACTTCTTGTGGCACAACATGAAGCTGCCCACCCTCCCCGCGGCCCCCTCTGTGGCTCCCTCAGCTCTCTGA
- the RNF151 gene encoding LOW QUALITY PROTEIN: RING finger protein 151 (The sequence of the model RefSeq protein was modified relative to this genomic sequence to represent the inferred CDS: inserted 2 bases in 1 codon): MSGGYDLNLFASPPDCNFLCSVCHGVLKRPVRLPCSHIFCKKCILRWLARQKTCPCCRKEVKWKKMVHVNKLRRTIGRLEVKCKNAEAGCLVTCPLAHRRGHQDSCPFEPTACPNEGCTARVPRGALAEHRQHCQRGAQQQCPLGCGATLGPAERAHHNCYRELRDAWNQRQERSRILVLGLLRRMRKVHRTTNLIRRQLAQLGDFLEEDDALLMGAPQGEAEATPEGSIGAEVXGGPRATVPCKLRGK, encoded by the exons ATG AGTGGTGGCTATGATCTCAACCTGTTCGCCAGCCCTCCCGACTGCAACTTCCTGTGCTCTGTGTGCCATGGCGTTCTCAAGAGGCCGGTGAGGTTGCCATGCAGCCATATCTTCTGCAAGAAATGCATCCTACGGTGGCTAGCCAG ACAGAAGACCTGTCCGTGCTGCAGGAAAGAGGTGAAATGGAAAAAGATGGTCCACGTAAATAAACTCCGCAGGACGATTGGCCGCCTGGAAGTCAAG TGCAAGAACGCGGAAGCAGGCTGCTTGGTGACGTGCCCCCTGGCCCATCGAAGGGGGCACCAGGACTCATGCCCTTTCGAGCCGACGGCCTGCCCCAACGAGGGCTGCACGGCACGGGTGCCACGTGGGGCTCTGGCTGAGCACCGGCAGCACTGCCAACGTGGGGCCCAGCAGCAGTGCCCACTGGGCTGTGGGGCCACCCTCGGCCCCGCGGAGCGTGCACACCACAACTGCTACCGGGAGCTGCGCGACGCCTGGAATCAGCGTCAGGAGCGCAGCCGGATCCTGGTGCTGGGCCTGCTCCGGCGCATGCGTAAAGTGCATCGCACCACCAATCTCATCCGCAGGCAGCTGGCCCAGCTCggggacttcctggaggaagacgACGCGCTGCTCATGGGAGCCCCGCAAGGGGAGGCCGAGGCCACCCCAGAAGGCAGCATTGGGGCCGAGGT TGGGGGGCCCAGGGCCACGGTACCGTGTAAATTGAGGGGAAAATAA
- the RPS2 gene encoding 40S ribosomal protein S2: protein MADDAGAAGGPGGPGGPGMGGRGGFRGGFGSGIRGRGRGRGRGRGRGRGARGGKAEDKEWIPVTKLGRLVKDMKIKSLEEIYLFSLPIKESEIIDFFLGASLKDEVLKIMPVQKQTRAGQRTRFKAFVAIGDYNGHVGLGVKCSKEVATAIRGAIILAKLSIVPVRRGYWGNKIGKPHTVPCKVTGRCGSVLVRLIPAPRGTGIVSAPVPKKLLMMAGIDDCYTSARGCTATLGNFAKATFDAISKTYSYLTPDLWKETVFTKSPYQEFTDHLVKTHTRVSVQRTQAPAVATT, encoded by the exons ATGGCGGATGACGCCGGTGCTGCGGGAGGGCCCGGAGGGCCCGGGGGCCCTGGAATGGGAGGCCGCGGCGGTTTCCGCGGTGGCTTCGGCAGCGGCatccggggccggggccggggccgtgGTCGGGGCCGGGGCCGAGGCCGCGGAGCTCGCGGGGGCAAGGCCGAGGACAAGGAG TGGATCCCCGTCACCAAGCTGGGCCGCCTGGTCAAGGACATGAAGATCAAGTCCCTGGAGGAGATCTATCTCTTCTCCCTGCCCATCAAG GAGTCTGAGATCATCGACTTCTTCCTGGGAGCCTCCCTCAAGGACGAGGTCTTGAAGATCATGCCTGTGCAGAAGCAGACCCGCGCCGGCCAGCGGACCAGGTTCAAG GCATTCGTCGCCATCGGAGATTACAATGGACACGTCGGTTTGGGTGTCAAGTGCTCCAAGGAGGTAGCCACTGCCATCCGCGGAGCCATCATTCTGGCGAAGCTTTCCATCGTCCCTGTGCGGCGAGGCTACTGGGGGAACAAGATCGGCAAGCCCCACACTGTCCCGTGCAAG GTGACTGGCCGCTGTGGCTCTGTGCTGGTGCGTCTCATCCCCGCCCCCAGAGGTACTGGCATTGTCTCGGCCCCTGTGCCCAAGAAACTGCTGATGATGGCCGGTATTGACGACTGCTACACCTCGGCCAGGGGCTGCACTGCCACCCTGGGGAACTTTG CCAAGGCTACTTTCGATGCCATCTCCAAGACCTACAGCTATCTTACCCCTGATCTCTGGAAGGAGACTGTGTTCACCAAGTCTCCCTATCAG GAGTTCACGGACCATCTTGTGAAGACCCACACCAGAGTCTCTGTGCAGAGGACCCAGGCTCCAGCTGTGGCTACCACATAG